The following proteins are co-located in the Clostridiales bacterium genome:
- a CDS encoding DUF3307 domain-containing protein yields the protein MEEVNSEKYEFLYNAISDTQETIRFTDTKSGAIIIIVMGFIAGLISLADEYYNYLSKLTGLSKDILIAGATGFIVFLIISLLISLKSINPSNSPIDHIKTEDLKEHSSLPNLKYYISGLCPSMRWEDYFWELKGSKLKISLGEYLKEINESNGQDFIKVLTLELLKLSYIKEKKIQRSKMAITSLGLSILFAALTIVMVILINNSKVAIPWNNALINLDLFLYLIIGHVIGDYVLQTSWQIEKKRTSWGALLTHLIIYTIVIYVLSFFAGRITLLSISIIILTHLILDKFNLISKTIELVTKKECNSIKINFICDQGVHIMILFLIAMFN from the coding sequence ATGGAAGAAGTAAATAGTGAAAAATACGAATTTTTGTATAATGCAATAAGTGACACCCAAGAGACTATTCGTTTTACTGACACAAAATCAGGTGCAATTATAATCATTGTTATGGGTTTTATTGCTGGGTTAATTTCATTAGCCGATGAATATTACAACTATTTGTCAAAACTAACGGGATTATCAAAAGATATTTTAATTGCAGGAGCAACAGGCTTTATAGTATTTCTTATTATTTCTTTACTTATTTCTCTAAAGTCAATTAATCCATCAAATAGCCCTATTGATCATATTAAAACAGAAGACTTGAAGGAACACTCTAGTTTGCCAAATCTAAAATACTATATTAGTGGTCTATGCCCTTCAATGCGTTGGGAGGATTATTTCTGGGAATTAAAGGGCTCGAAACTGAAAATTAGTTTAGGAGAATATTTAAAAGAAATAAATGAAAGCAATGGTCAAGATTTTATAAAGGTACTTACTTTAGAATTGCTAAAATTATCTTACATAAAAGAGAAAAAAATACAAAGGTCAAAGATGGCAATTACATCCTTAGGATTGAGTATTTTATTTGCTGCACTTACTATTGTAATGGTTATTTTAATCAATAACTCAAAAGTAGCAATTCCATGGAATAATGCGCTGATTAATTTGGATTTATTCCTATATTTAATAATTGGCCATGTGATAGGTGATTACGTTTTGCAAACTAGTTGGCAAATTGAAAAAAAGAGAACTTCATGGGGAGCTTTACTTACACATCTGATTATATATACAATTGTCATTTATGTTTTATCTTTTTTCGCTGGGAGAATTACGCTGTTAAGCATATCGATAATCATTCTTACACATTTAATATTAGATAAATTTAACCTTATTTCAAAAACTATTGAATTAGTAACAAAAAAAGAGTGCAATTCAATAAAAATTAATTTTATTTGTGATCAAGGTGTACACATAATGATCCTATTCCTTATAGCTATGTTTAATTAA
- a CDS encoding tetratricopeptide repeat protein, which produces MNRLEIVDNSNGTITMKIHNKDIHFITIQENIPFEDPTTIEERQAIQWYLRKFLTFPFGAEIEKAKEIELKLKELGTRIFHIIFNENISARNSLRLYNNLVEMGIHNLEIILVSNDLKFLNIPWELIYDPHRKLFLALEVKCFYRQQRLKKSAHAKFTKKKKIDILIIISRPYGVNDIPFSIIVKPILEAFDSYRDFINIDVLRPPTLSTLEDKLLNKSYDLIHFDGHGLFVTEKHDELIIQGATAGLGHLIFEDEDGGEQLISARGLGDIIEKYNVPVFILNACESATGDDKLTSSSIANQLLECGVNSVIAMSGLAHKTMTVLFMGALYSNIAKGKTIADSFAISRRRLYEHRRRESLTGILDISDWMIPTLFQQDSDFNAWNKEHNPLTNKNIRESFYTKLHLETKDLVGRDLDIIKIERAILDSDKPWILLKGAWGTGKTELAKWFSNWFFITSGCSDGVYYTSFTNADSFTSQVIDSLKIFNNNYLSSQDQLNNILAVLREKSCLLIWDNLEIIEAYSKTNDNVEIKNDMNKLSSFLKMLKGGRTRVILISRKTERWLEVAYQEINVKSLEHDYTLELAEKNFNHFGKSFSHYKYDYDLYNFFYLLNGHPYSIPIILKQLDNKSPEQLVLALRGIEEVCLDNIEEILLGLFNTLDTEVQEMLMFLGFHSTSINSFFVEEFIRKSDAVDSVDTLYYSVYGKLPSRQQTDGFLKEGERIGFIEKKINYAETTYYSLSPFIPAFLRKQFFIKKGQDNIINLKKYFIEFHFELCSAVNYKLHIHDADWYVLMLGEINNTISALYFAIDSEQWTEAQQLTQAIIKVFTYSGVYSIKILFLKSMLAKLDEISDKRKNKFWVFISAAIAEHYTNGSQSVELDHAEVIYDILLGLPLEEYELQERDISVFYLQKSIIQFRRRNLDDAKINVEKSLQIREKLESKEDIAYCYNQLAMILKEQNDYGNALSYLTKVIDLNKDADFDKKLLLAAFINCGNIELTNEIYYRAEDYFFKALSLVKDHNLTMPDEIGLIYNSLGMIYEEKELFSEAEKLYKEAIKVLDVKKGLKHNALSVYHNLGKLYEKMKLYDDSERWLLKCIEVKEELGWSYEAASTYHELGITMTSKREFDKASIYFEKALQLYENDEIAKADTYFRYAILRVYEKKMDLAMSSLLEALKIAEKANLTIKDAIISLLKLIE; this is translated from the coding sequence ATGAATCGTTTGGAAATTGTTGATAATAGCAATGGTACAATTACAATGAAAATTCATAATAAAGATATTCATTTTATCACAATTCAGGAAAATATCCCATTCGAAGATCCAACAACTATTGAAGAAAGGCAAGCTATTCAGTGGTATCTGAGAAAATTTCTTACTTTCCCATTCGGAGCTGAGATTGAAAAGGCAAAAGAAATAGAGCTAAAGCTAAAAGAGTTAGGTACACGGATATTTCATATAATCTTTAATGAAAATATATCTGCTAGAAATTCATTAAGGCTTTATAACAATCTTGTCGAGATGGGAATACATAATCTAGAAATTATTCTTGTCTCAAATGATTTAAAATTCTTAAATATCCCTTGGGAATTAATTTACGATCCTCATAGAAAATTATTCCTTGCATTGGAAGTAAAGTGTTTTTATAGACAACAGAGACTAAAAAAAAGTGCTCATGCAAAGTTTACTAAAAAAAAGAAAATAGATATACTAATAATCATTTCACGTCCATATGGAGTTAATGATATCCCTTTTAGTATTATTGTGAAACCTATACTTGAAGCTTTTGATTCTTATCGTGATTTTATTAATATAGATGTTCTAAGGCCACCAACATTAAGTACATTAGAAGATAAACTATTAAATAAAAGCTATGACTTAATTCACTTTGATGGTCATGGTTTATTTGTAACTGAGAAGCATGATGAGCTTATTATCCAAGGCGCAACTGCTGGCCTTGGACACTTAATATTTGAAGATGAAGATGGTGGCGAACAATTAATTTCTGCTAGAGGTTTAGGTGACATTATTGAAAAATATAATGTGCCTGTTTTTATCTTGAATGCCTGCGAGTCTGCAACAGGAGATGATAAATTAACTTCCTCCTCAATTGCTAACCAATTATTAGAATGCGGAGTAAATAGTGTAATTGCTATGTCTGGTCTCGCACATAAAACAATGACCGTTCTTTTTATGGGGGCACTATATTCAAACATTGCGAAAGGGAAAACTATAGCTGATTCTTTTGCAATTTCTAGAAGAAGATTGTATGAACACAGGCGACGTGAATCTTTAACTGGTATTTTAGATATTAGTGATTGGATGATACCAACATTATTCCAACAAGATAGCGATTTTAATGCTTGGAATAAAGAGCATAACCCTTTAACTAATAAAAATATACGCGAATCATTTTATACCAAATTGCATTTAGAAACGAAAGATTTAGTTGGTCGTGATTTAGATATTATAAAAATTGAAAGAGCTATCCTTGATAGTGATAAGCCCTGGATTTTACTAAAAGGTGCTTGGGGCACAGGTAAAACTGAGTTGGCGAAGTGGTTTTCAAACTGGTTTTTTATTACAAGTGGTTGTTCTGATGGGGTTTATTACACATCATTTACAAATGCAGATAGTTTCACCTCACAAGTAATTGACAGTTTAAAAATCTTTAATAACAATTATTTATCAAGCCAAGACCAATTAAATAATATACTAGCTGTTTTAAGAGAAAAGAGCTGTTTGCTAATTTGGGACAATTTGGAAATAATAGAGGCATATTCAAAAACAAATGATAACGTCGAGATAAAAAATGATATGAATAAGTTATCTAGCTTTCTAAAAATGTTGAAAGGCGGACGAACAAGAGTAATTTTAATTTCCAGAAAGACAGAGCGCTGGTTAGAGGTTGCGTACCAAGAAATAAATGTAAAGAGTTTAGAACATGATTATACTCTAGAGCTTGCTGAAAAGAATTTCAATCACTTTGGTAAAAGTTTTTCGCATTATAAATATGATTATGACTTATATAATTTCTTTTATTTACTTAATGGACATCCTTATTCAATTCCCATTATTCTAAAGCAATTAGATAATAAATCTCCTGAGCAATTAGTATTAGCATTGCGTGGGATTGAAGAAGTATGTTTAGATAACATTGAAGAAATACTATTGGGGCTCTTTAATACTTTAGATACCGAAGTACAAGAAATGTTAATGTTTTTGGGATTCCATAGCACAAGTATAAATAGCTTTTTTGTAGAGGAGTTTATAAGAAAATCTGATGCAGTAGATTCAGTGGATACGCTTTATTACTCGGTCTATGGTAAGTTACCTTCTAGACAACAAACAGATGGGTTTTTGAAGGAAGGAGAACGCATAGGATTTATCGAAAAGAAAATTAACTATGCCGAAACGACTTATTATAGTTTGTCTCCCTTTATACCAGCTTTTTTGAGGAAACAATTCTTTATAAAAAAAGGACAAGACAATATAATAAATCTGAAAAAATACTTTATAGAGTTTCATTTTGAGCTTTGCTCTGCAGTCAATTATAAGCTGCACATACATGATGCAGATTGGTATGTGCTTATGTTAGGAGAAATAAATAACACAATTTCAGCACTATATTTTGCCATAGATAGTGAACAGTGGACAGAAGCTCAACAGCTAACTCAAGCAATTATTAAAGTATTTACATACTCCGGTGTTTATAGTATTAAAATTCTATTTCTTAAATCAATGCTCGCAAAATTAGATGAAATTTCTGATAAACGAAAAAATAAATTTTGGGTATTTATAAGTGCAGCAATTGCGGAGCACTATACAAACGGCAGTCAATCTGTGGAATTAGATCATGCAGAAGTCATTTATGATATTCTTCTAGGGCTACCATTAGAAGAGTATGAATTACAAGAAAGGGATATCAGCGTATTTTATCTTCAGAAAAGTATAATTCAGTTTAGAAGGAGAAATTTGGATGACGCTAAGATAAATGTTGAAAAGTCCTTACAAATTAGAGAAAAACTCGAATCAAAAGAAGATATAGCTTATTGTTATAACCAACTTGCTATGATTTTAAAGGAACAAAATGACTATGGAAATGCTCTATCATATTTGACAAAAGTTATTGATTTAAATAAAGACGCTGATTTTGATAAAAAGCTACTACTTGCCGCCTTTATTAATTGTGGCAATATTGAATTAACTAATGAAATCTATTATAGGGCAGAAGATTATTTTTTTAAAGCATTAAGCCTTGTGAAAGATCATAATTTAACAATGCCAGATGAAATAGGTCTTATCTATAATAGCCTTGGGATGATTTATGAAGAAAAAGAACTGTTTTCTGAAGCAGAAAAGTTGTACAAAGAAGCCATCAAAGTATTAGATGTTAAGAAAGGTCTTAAACACAACGCCTTATCTGTATATCATAACCTTGGAAAATTATATGAAAAGATGAAGTTATACGATGATTCCGAACGATGGTTGCTAAAATGTATTGAGGTCAAAGAAGAATTAGGATGGTCTTATGAAGCAGCTAGTACATACCATGAGTTAGGTATAACTATGACATCAAAAAGAGAATTCGATAAGGCCTCAATCTATTTTGAAAAAGCATTACAATTATATGAGAATGATGAGATTGCAAAGGCAGATACATATTTTCGTTATGCAATTTTGAGAGTTTATGAGAAAAAAATGGATTTAGCAATGTCTTCTTTATTAGAAGCATTAAAAATCGCAGAAAAAGCTAATCTGACTATAAAAGATGCCATTATATCATTGCTCAAGCTTATTGAGTAA
- a CDS encoding adenylate/guanylate cyclase domain-containing protein → MIDIEKIYEESYKHYNKAKKSLPIDFEKRAIFENASALSDVVPGYSAEKLDFGSYDNDKFAVVFIDIRQSTNRAQIIGSEKTFLSMHAFFSPILQVVEHYKGVVIDFMGDGLMAFFGGDSSELTKDESIKNAGLCGRDMLLVISEVTNKILENDGIVWGLSCGVGVAYGDVIITKIGTNETFDVKAFGDCINDASKFSKGDNRVKVSKYIRNHWPAGKNGKISFSDDGEGYILHHV, encoded by the coding sequence ATGATTGATATAGAAAAAATTTATGAAGAGTCATATAAACACTATAATAAGGCTAAGAAATCATTGCCTATTGATTTTGAAAAACGTGCAATTTTTGAGAATGCGTCTGCATTATCAGATGTTGTTCCGGGGTATAGTGCGGAAAAGTTAGATTTCGGATCATATGATAATGATAAATTTGCTGTAGTATTTATTGATATACGGCAATCTACTAATAGAGCTCAAATAATCGGTTCGGAAAAAACCTTTTTATCTATGCACGCATTTTTTTCTCCTATACTCCAAGTGGTAGAACATTATAAAGGAGTAGTAATTGATTTTATGGGCGATGGATTAATGGCGTTTTTTGGAGGAGATTCCTCAGAACTTACAAAAGATGAATCCATAAAAAATGCAGGTCTTTGCGGTAGGGATATGTTGCTAGTAATATCTGAAGTAACAAATAAAATATTAGAAAATGATGGGATTGTATGGGGATTATCATGTGGTGTTGGTGTTGCCTATGGAGATGTAATAATTACAAAAATAGGTACGAATGAAACGTTTGATGTAAAGGCTTTTGGCGATTGCATAAACGATGCCTCTAAATTTTCAAAAGGTGATAATCGTGTTAAGGTTAGTAAATATATAAGAAATCACTGGCCAGCTGGTAAAAACGGAAAAATATCCTTTTCAGATGATGGAGAAGGATATATTCTACACCATGTATAG
- a CDS encoding IS21 family transposase — MQVDWAGTIPYIEALTGKKVAYIFVSVLPASAYPFAYAYGDMKQPNWIDAHVRAFEHYGGVPRVVIPDNTKTAVKTPDLVDPLLNASYTEMARHYGVALVPARPRKPKDKAADENMVGNVSRRIIAALRNRRFFSVMEINQAIAIELDKLINRPFQKLEGTGKQLLKPLISRP, encoded by the coding sequence ATGCAGGTAGATTGGGCGGGCACAATCCCATACATTGAAGCTCTCACAGGGAAGAAAGTTGCATATATATTTGTGTCGGTTCTCCCGGCGTCAGCATATCCCTTTGCTTATGCCTATGGGGATATGAAACAGCCAAACTGGATTGATGCTCATGTCAGAGCCTTCGAGCATTACGGCGGCGTACCGAGGGTTGTCATTCCCGATAATACAAAGACTGCGGTTAAAACACCGGATCTCGTGGATCCACTTCTCAATGCCAGCTATACCGAGATGGCCCGGCATTACGGAGTTGCTCTGGTACCGGCAAGGCCGAGGAAACCCAAAGACAAAGCCGCTGATGAAAATATGGTCGGCAATGTGTCAAGGCGTATCATAGCAGCACTCCGAAACCGTCGATTCTTTAGTGTCATGGAGATCAATCAGGCCATAGCGATCGAACTTGACAAGCTGATCAACCGGCCATTTCAAAAGCTTGAAGGAACCGGAAAACAGCTTTTGAAGCCATTGATAAGCCGGCCTTAA